The Spirosoma radiotolerans genome has a window encoding:
- a CDS encoding lipase family protein: MKYLSTFVALLVLPCAVLGQKLKPGFDKAEYIELLKVSAQFGDSTYVSSFPAPQQFRLAYRSPVMGLDNRWDLWADNQSVAVISIRGTTANSVSWLSNFYAAMVPAKGEIQISDSEKFSYQLADDPKAAIHVGWLVGTAFLVKDMLPKIDSCYRAGIKNMLIMGHSQGGAIAYLLTAHLKSLQKQSRLPADIQFKTYCSAGPKPGNLYFAYEYEAATQNGWGYNVVNSADWVPEVPFSIQTINDVNTTNPFKGAPALIKKQKLPQRIVLKYIYNSLSKPALKAQRNYQKYLGRLASKTVKKNLSGYVAPSYYNSNDYVRTGTTIVLKADNEYFKKYPDSEEKIFTHHFHPPYLYLAEKLP; the protein is encoded by the coding sequence ATGAAATACCTATCTACTTTTGTCGCTCTGCTCGTACTTCCGTGCGCCGTTCTCGGCCAAAAACTCAAACCGGGCTTCGACAAGGCCGAGTACATTGAACTACTCAAAGTGTCGGCCCAGTTTGGCGATTCTACCTACGTCAGTTCGTTTCCGGCTCCGCAACAATTTAGACTTGCCTATCGGTCGCCCGTCATGGGGCTAGACAATCGTTGGGATTTATGGGCCGATAATCAGTCCGTAGCCGTCATCAGTATTCGGGGAACGACCGCCAATAGCGTTAGCTGGCTCAGCAATTTTTATGCAGCCATGGTGCCGGCAAAGGGCGAAATTCAGATCAGCGATTCCGAGAAATTCAGTTATCAGCTGGCAGACGACCCTAAAGCTGCCATTCACGTGGGCTGGCTGGTCGGCACGGCTTTTTTGGTGAAAGACATGTTGCCCAAGATCGACTCCTGTTACCGGGCAGGTATCAAAAACATGCTCATCATGGGGCATAGTCAGGGGGGTGCTATTGCTTATTTGCTGACCGCCCACCTGAAAAGTTTACAGAAGCAGTCCCGGCTTCCGGCCGATATTCAGTTCAAGACCTATTGCAGCGCAGGGCCAAAACCGGGCAATTTATACTTCGCCTACGAGTACGAAGCGGCTACACAAAATGGCTGGGGCTATAACGTCGTTAACTCAGCAGATTGGGTACCCGAAGTCCCTTTTTCCATTCAAACGATCAACGACGTCAACACCACAAACCCGTTCAAGGGGGCACCGGCTCTGATCAAAAAACAGAAATTACCCCAACGTATTGTGCTCAAGTACATTTACAATAGCTTGAGTAAACCGGCACTGAAAGCGCAGCGAAACTACCAGAAATACCTGGGACGGCTGGCTTCCAAAACGGTCAAGAAGAACCTCAGCGGCTACGTGGCCCCCAGCTACTACAACAGCAATGACTATGTACGAACCGGGACAACAATCGTTTTGAAAGCAGATAATGAGTACTTTAAAAAGTACCCGGATAGTGAGGAGAAGATTTTTACCCATCATTTTCACCCACCTTATTTATACCTGGCCGAAAAATTGCCTTAA
- a CDS encoding glycoside hydrolase family 1 protein, with protein MLLNSTTSPFTNPFQSFWWAGYECSDQLNCFGNRVDLLRQSGHVQLIREDYQQIQTFNIRTVREGIQWSHVEKRPYQYDWSVVSAMMAEGHRQGIQQVWDLCHFGYPDDLTPLHPMFARRFAALCRAFVTFYREHYPYETLIVTPINEVSFMSWLGGDACGTSPYCTKQGWEVKIGLMRAYIEGIAAMRELDPTIRILTTEPLVQMVPPLNATEEQIINAAIADENQFQSVDMLAGKLAPELGGSPEYVDLLGFNYYYNNQWIDGTGTFLGWNDLIPDPRWVPLRHLLVKAYRRYGRPIALTETSHSGIDRPIWVKMIARECLAVLQADVPLLGVCLYPIIDRPDWDHTDYWHHSGLWDADLSTNPVGRVLVEPYARALVQAQAIVQETSLLTS; from the coding sequence TTGCTACTCAACTCAACAACCTCGCCATTCACAAATCCTTTCCAGTCCTTTTGGTGGGCTGGTTACGAATGCAGCGACCAGCTAAACTGCTTCGGAAACCGAGTCGATTTATTACGCCAGTCGGGACATGTACAACTGATCCGTGAAGATTACCAGCAAATCCAGACGTTCAATATTCGAACCGTTCGGGAAGGTATTCAATGGAGCCATGTTGAGAAAAGACCGTATCAATACGATTGGAGCGTTGTCAGCGCCATGATGGCCGAAGGACATCGACAGGGTATTCAGCAGGTTTGGGATTTATGCCACTTCGGCTATCCCGACGACCTGACGCCCCTACACCCGATGTTTGCCCGACGCTTTGCGGCTTTATGCCGGGCGTTCGTTACGTTTTACCGCGAACACTACCCGTACGAAACACTGATTGTGACGCCCATCAATGAGGTAAGCTTCATGTCGTGGCTGGGGGGCGATGCCTGCGGTACCTCACCCTATTGCACCAAACAAGGCTGGGAAGTAAAAATTGGTTTGATGCGTGCCTACATTGAGGGAATCGCGGCCATGCGTGAACTCGACCCCACCATTCGCATACTAACTACCGAACCGCTGGTGCAAATGGTGCCCCCGCTCAATGCAACTGAGGAACAGATCATTAACGCAGCGATTGCCGATGAAAACCAGTTTCAGTCGGTGGATATGCTGGCGGGTAAACTAGCGCCTGAATTAGGCGGATCTCCCGAATACGTCGACCTGCTGGGTTTCAACTACTATTACAATAACCAGTGGATTGATGGAACAGGTACGTTTCTGGGCTGGAATGATCTCATTCCAGATCCACGTTGGGTGCCCCTACGTCACTTGCTGGTAAAAGCCTACCGACGTTATGGGCGGCCCATCGCCCTCACCGAGACCAGTCATTCGGGAATCGACCGGCCCATTTGGGTCAAAATGATTGCTCGTGAATGTCTGGCCGTTTTACAAGCCGATGTACCACTTCTGGGTGTATGCTTATACCCGATCATCGACCGCCCCGATTGGGACCACACCGACTATTGGCATCATTCCGGCTTATGGGATGCCGATCTGTCAACGAATCCGGTCGGTCGGGTACTGGTGGAGCCTTACGCCCGAGCTTTAGTGCAAGCGCAGGCAATTGTCCAGGAAACCAGCCTGCTAACAAGTTAA
- a CDS encoding YebC/PmpR family DNA-binding transcriptional regulator, with product MGRAFEYRKARKMKRWGQMAKTFTRIGKDIVMAVKGGGPDPDTNGRLRAIIQNAKAANMPKENVDRAIKKASSKEQEDYKEIVYEAYAPHGIALVIETATDNHNRTVANVRSYLNKLGGSLGTQGMLDFMFDRKSVFRIPAEGIDQEELELELIDVGGDEVEFDEEANQYIIYGEFTAFGSVQKFLEEKGYEIKQAEFERIPNDYKELTDEEAADVEKLIERIEEDDDVQMVYHNMK from the coding sequence ATGGGACGCGCATTTGAATACCGGAAAGCCCGAAAAATGAAACGATGGGGGCAGATGGCCAAGACCTTCACCCGTATCGGTAAAGACATTGTGATGGCCGTTAAGGGCGGTGGTCCAGATCCTGACACCAACGGTCGGCTACGGGCTATTATCCAGAATGCCAAGGCGGCTAACATGCCGAAAGAAAACGTAGACCGGGCCATTAAAAAGGCATCGTCCAAGGAGCAGGAGGATTACAAAGAAATCGTGTACGAAGCCTATGCTCCTCATGGCATTGCGCTCGTAATTGAAACGGCTACGGATAACCATAACCGCACTGTAGCCAACGTTCGTAGTTACCTGAACAAACTGGGGGGTAGCCTGGGCACGCAGGGCATGCTCGACTTTATGTTCGACCGGAAGTCGGTATTCCGGATTCCCGCCGAAGGCATCGACCAGGAAGAGCTTGAACTTGAACTGATCGACGTAGGCGGTGATGAAGTAGAATTCGATGAAGAAGCCAATCAGTACATCATTTATGGTGAATTTACGGCATTTGGCAGTGTCCAGAAATTTTTGGAAGAGAAAGGGTACGAAATTAAACAGGCTGAGTTTGAGCGTATCCCGAATGACTATAAAGAGTTGACGGACGAGGAAGCCGCCGATGTAGAGAAGCTCATTGAGCGAATCGAAGAGGACGACGATGTTCAGATGGTTTATCACAACATGAAATAG
- the lysA gene encoding diaminopimelate decarboxylase gives MQLNNRTYQIQDVNVLDIADEFGLPLYVYDADKIIEKIGLLRSSFSGVNLKIKYAAKALTNISILKLMRQQGVEMDSVSVNEARMGMLAGFAPGQIMFTPSGVSFEEIREAVDLGLQLNVDSLPLLEWVGQTYGSQVAVSIRINPHISEGGNIKISTGHADSKFGVSILQRDAIRELTEKYQIPVSGLHIHTGSDFKNADAFLRGADILFDLAADYPNLTFIDFGSGFKVAYKEGDHVTDVAELGRKVSAAFQNFCQQYGRDIELWFEPGKFLVSESGHLLVKTNIVKENPTRTFVAVDSGLNHLIRPMMYDAYHDIKNISNPSVADETPVEKTYNVVGYICETDTFATDRSLPEVKPGDVLSFENAGAYGFSMASNYNARFRPAEVLVYEGRPYLIRQRETFDDLLRGQVDIPALNLEVIEQ, from the coding sequence ATGCAACTAAATAACCGTACTTACCAGATTCAGGATGTCAATGTATTGGATATAGCCGATGAATTCGGTTTGCCTTTATACGTCTACGACGCTGACAAAATTATCGAAAAAATCGGCTTGCTCCGGTCATCCTTTAGCGGAGTCAACCTAAAGATAAAGTATGCGGCCAAGGCACTGACCAATATATCAATTTTGAAGTTGATGCGTCAGCAGGGCGTTGAAATGGATTCGGTATCGGTCAACGAAGCCCGCATGGGTATGCTGGCTGGTTTTGCACCGGGCCAGATCATGTTTACCCCCAGTGGCGTGTCGTTTGAGGAGATCCGCGAAGCGGTTGATTTGGGCTTACAGCTCAATGTAGACAGCCTGCCGCTGCTGGAATGGGTGGGTCAAACGTATGGAAGTCAGGTCGCGGTTAGTATCCGGATCAACCCGCACATTAGCGAGGGCGGCAATATCAAGATTTCGACGGGTCATGCCGATTCCAAATTTGGTGTTTCAATTCTGCAGCGGGACGCCATTCGTGAACTGACTGAAAAGTACCAGATTCCGGTTTCTGGGCTGCACATTCATACCGGCTCGGATTTCAAGAACGCCGATGCCTTTCTGCGTGGAGCGGATATCCTGTTCGACCTCGCTGCCGATTACCCAAATCTGACATTCATCGACTTTGGCAGTGGCTTTAAAGTAGCTTACAAAGAAGGCGATCACGTAACTGACGTGGCCGAGCTGGGCCGTAAAGTATCAGCGGCTTTTCAGAATTTCTGTCAGCAATACGGGCGCGATATCGAGCTTTGGTTTGAGCCGGGTAAGTTTCTGGTCAGCGAAAGCGGGCATCTGCTGGTTAAAACCAATATCGTTAAGGAGAATCCGACACGCACGTTTGTAGCTGTTGATTCTGGCTTGAATCACCTGATTCGCCCCATGATGTACGATGCGTATCACGACATCAAAAACATCTCGAATCCATCGGTGGCGGACGAAACGCCAGTTGAGAAAACCTACAACGTCGTCGGGTATATTTGCGAGACGGACACCTTTGCTACTGATCGCTCATTGCCTGAAGTAAAACCCGGCGATGTGCTGTCGTTCGAGAATGCGGGCGCGTATGGCTTCAGTATGGCATCGAATTACAACGCCCGGTTTCGCCCTGCCGAAGTGCTTGTGTATGAGGGACGTCCATACCTGATCCGTCAACGCGAAACGTTCGATGACTTGTTACGGGGCCAGGTCGATATACCCGCATTAAATTTGGAAGTAATAGAGCAGTAA
- a CDS encoding NCS2 family permease, with amino-acid sequence MYIIVVNPAILSQAGLPFSGVLTATVLLSFFCSLMMGLYARNPIVVAPGMGMNAFFTFTAVKGMGIRPEVALGAVFWAGMLFLLLSIFNIRSAIVRAIPQPLRYAVSAGIGLFITLIGFENARFIVANPATLVSIASFNDPIVLTFVFGLLLMSVLVVRDIPGGIIIGIILTTLAAWPIGRFWGDASAVNFGQKTLVNFQGIWSMPDFSMIGKLDLVGSLSWSLWPVIFAFAFTDLFDSLSTFVGVAEAGGLQDADGQPRNLNRSLLTDAVATTLAGLVGTSPGTAYIESAVGIAQGGRTGLTAIVAGFCFLPFLFLSPLLSIIPSIATAPALVLVGAFMMKPITRIEWDQLDDALPAFLALVLIPFSYSITQGLIWGFLLWTVIKVSIGKSREVPLGLWIVDIFCVLALASGH; translated from the coding sequence ATGTACATCATTGTTGTCAACCCGGCCATTCTGAGCCAGGCAGGTTTGCCATTTAGTGGTGTATTGACAGCAACGGTGCTGCTCTCGTTTTTCTGCAGTCTGATGATGGGGCTTTATGCCCGAAATCCGATTGTTGTCGCGCCGGGCATGGGCATGAATGCCTTCTTTACGTTTACCGCCGTGAAGGGCATGGGCATCCGGCCCGAAGTGGCCCTGGGAGCCGTGTTCTGGGCGGGCATGTTGTTTCTATTGCTGTCAATATTCAATATTCGGTCGGCCATTGTGCGGGCCATTCCACAACCCTTACGCTATGCCGTTTCGGCGGGTATTGGGTTGTTTATCACCCTTATTGGTTTCGAAAACGCCCGATTTATTGTGGCCAATCCGGCTACCTTAGTGAGCATTGCATCATTCAACGACCCTATCGTACTGACCTTTGTTTTTGGTCTTTTGCTCATGAGCGTGCTGGTGGTACGCGACATACCGGGGGGCATTATTATCGGCATTATCCTGACAACACTCGCAGCCTGGCCCATTGGGCGTTTTTGGGGCGATGCCTCGGCCGTTAATTTCGGGCAAAAAACGCTGGTCAATTTCCAGGGCATCTGGTCCATGCCTGATTTTTCGATGATTGGGAAACTAGATCTGGTCGGTTCACTTTCGTGGTCGCTCTGGCCCGTTATTTTCGCCTTTGCCTTTACCGATCTGTTCGATAGCCTGTCTACGTTCGTAGGTGTTGCCGAAGCTGGCGGCCTGCAGGATGCGGATGGCCAGCCGCGAAACCTGAACCGATCGCTCCTAACCGATGCCGTGGCAACTACGCTGGCGGGCCTAGTGGGCACCAGTCCCGGAACGGCCTACATTGAGTCGGCGGTGGGCATTGCTCAGGGTGGGCGTACCGGGCTTACGGCCATCGTAGCAGGCTTTTGTTTTCTACCCTTTCTATTCCTGTCGCCTTTGCTTTCCATTATTCCGTCTATTGCGACAGCTCCGGCGCTGGTGCTGGTGGGAGCTTTTATGATGAAGCCCATTACGCGCATTGAGTGGGACCAATTAGATGATGCACTACCCGCTTTTCTGGCGCTTGTCCTGATTCCGTTCAGCTACTCGATCACCCAGGGATTGATCTGGGGATTTTTATTATGGACCGTTATCAAGGTATCCATTGGCAAAAGCCGCGAGGTGCCCCTGGGCTTGTGGATTGTCGATATTTTTTGCGTATTGGCTTTAGCCAGCGGGCACTGA
- a CDS encoding 5'-methylthioadenosine/adenosylhomocysteine nucleosidase: MKKVTLIFLLLANVSLGQHYKPRPVTGLLGAFGAEVALVNQSLKKPKTVIVDGITFTTGRIGNQRVVVAETGIGKVNAAMTTALLLDHFRPQRVLFTGIAGGTNPDLQPGDIVIAGRTAHHDYGSITDKNTPTRQTRNALTKQFNPVYFPADSALLKVAETVVKGVSLEGIPLASGGVSNRPVKVMTGTVVTGDVFVASPTKVSSLRADFGADATEMEGAAVAQVCYQIQVPHLIIRSLSDRADAEAHIAYDKFYPTAARNSAKLVIAIVQALGK, translated from the coding sequence ATGAAAAAAGTAACCCTGATTTTCCTTCTTCTCGCCAATGTGTCCCTGGGTCAGCACTACAAACCCCGCCCTGTAACGGGTTTATTAGGGGCGTTCGGAGCCGAAGTAGCCTTGGTCAACCAATCTTTGAAGAAACCCAAAACAGTTATTGTCGATGGGATCACATTCACGACCGGACGAATTGGTAATCAACGGGTTGTCGTAGCGGAGACAGGAATAGGCAAAGTGAACGCTGCCATGACAACAGCTCTGTTACTTGACCATTTTCGGCCGCAACGGGTTTTATTTACGGGTATTGCCGGTGGCACAAACCCCGATCTTCAACCTGGCGACATCGTCATTGCCGGACGAACAGCGCATCATGATTACGGCTCGATTACCGATAAAAATACACCGACCCGGCAAACCCGAAACGCGCTGACCAAACAATTTAACCCAGTCTACTTCCCGGCCGACTCCGCGCTGCTAAAAGTAGCCGAAACGGTCGTAAAAGGTGTGTCGCTGGAAGGCATCCCGCTGGCGTCGGGGGGCGTGTCGAACCGGCCGGTAAAGGTGATGACGGGCACGGTGGTTACGGGTGATGTTTTTGTGGCCTCGCCGACCAAAGTGAGCAGTTTGCGGGCTGATTTTGGCGCTGATGCTACTGAGATGGAAGGCGCTGCTGTGGCACAGGTTTGTTATCAGATTCAGGTCCCGCATCTGATTATTCGCAGCCTAAGCGACCGGGCCGATGCCGAAGCGCACATTGCTTATGATAAATTTTACCCGACGGCTGCCCGCAACTCGGCCAAACTCGTGATTGCTATTGTTCAGGCGCTGGGTAAGTGA
- a CDS encoding alkaline phosphatase D family protein — MYKIQLLLVLLLSGQAVLYGQSTAKRQAPVARNGKKNAVQTKVLQSGPMVGYSDMREVKLWVQTSQPAHVQIRYHEDKSSADGNPPTSYVTNEVYTNRQTAFTAHLLADQVEPGKKYTYELLIEGQKVSLPYPTQFQTQNLWQWRTDPPTFHFGVGSCTYVNEARFDRPGTPYGGGYEIFTALAAQKPDFMLWTGDNTYTREADWNSRSGVLRRYTHTRSLPEMQPLLAATHNYAIWDDHDYGPDDSDRSYWLKEVTLDAFKLFWANPNFIFPESCAGTFTWNDCQFFMLDDRTFRAPDKMPDGPDKTYFADKQLQWLLDALTFSKATFKFIVTGGQIVNPTKSFENYAIYGTERDRLFKAISDAKIPGVLFITGDRHHSILHKLDRAGTYPLYDLTISPLTSSPAKPLADELKLPTYVDGTLVTDRNFGLLSVSGPLADRVLNIKVYDQKGTERWSRDVRASELK; from the coding sequence ATGTACAAAATTCAGTTACTCTTAGTCCTTCTATTATCTGGTCAGGCCGTGTTATATGGCCAGTCGACGGCGAAGCGACAGGCTCCCGTTGCCCGAAATGGCAAAAAAAATGCAGTGCAGACGAAGGTGCTTCAGTCGGGGCCGATGGTTGGCTATTCGGACATGCGCGAGGTAAAACTCTGGGTGCAAACCAGTCAGCCGGCTCATGTCCAGATCCGTTACCATGAAGACAAAAGCTCGGCTGACGGCAACCCGCCGACCAGTTATGTGACCAACGAAGTATACACCAACCGGCAAACGGCTTTTACAGCCCACCTGCTCGCCGATCAGGTGGAACCCGGAAAAAAGTACACGTACGAACTGTTGATCGAGGGCCAGAAGGTGAGCCTGCCCTACCCGACTCAGTTCCAAACCCAAAACCTGTGGCAGTGGCGGACCGACCCTCCGACGTTTCACTTCGGCGTCGGAAGCTGCACTTACGTCAACGAAGCTAGGTTCGACCGGCCCGGAACGCCCTACGGCGGAGGTTATGAGATTTTTACGGCGCTGGCGGCCCAGAAGCCCGATTTTATGCTCTGGACGGGCGACAATACCTACACGCGGGAGGCAGACTGGAACAGCCGTAGCGGGGTGTTGCGTCGGTATACCCATACGCGCTCGTTGCCGGAGATGCAGCCGCTGCTGGCCGCTACGCACAATTACGCCATCTGGGACGATCACGATTATGGGCCCGACGACTCCGATCGCTCTTACTGGTTGAAAGAAGTGACCCTCGACGCGTTCAAGTTATTCTGGGCAAATCCGAATTTTATATTCCCCGAAAGCTGTGCCGGTACGTTCACCTGGAACGACTGCCAGTTTTTTATGCTCGATGACCGCACGTTTCGGGCGCCCGACAAAATGCCCGACGGTCCCGACAAGACCTATTTTGCCGATAAACAACTTCAATGGTTATTGGACGCTCTAACATTCAGCAAAGCAACGTTCAAGTTTATCGTAACGGGTGGGCAGATTGTTAATCCAACCAAGTCATTTGAGAATTACGCCATTTACGGCACTGAACGCGACCGGCTGTTCAAAGCCATTTCGGACGCCAAAATTCCCGGCGTCCTGTTCATCACTGGCGACCGCCACCACTCGATCTTACACAAGCTGGATCGAGCCGGAACGTATCCGTTGTACGATCTAACCATATCGCCCCTGACGTCTAGCCCGGCAAAACCGCTGGCCGACGAGTTAAAGTTGCCGACTTACGTCGATGGCACCTTGGTCACAGACCGTAATTTTGGCCTTCTGAGTGTCAGCGGCCCCTTGGCCGATCGGGTGCTCAACATCAAAGTTTACGATCAGAAAGGCACTGAGCGCTGGAGCCGCGATGTGCGGGCGAGCGAGTTGAAATAA
- a CDS encoding GDSL-type esterase/lipase family protein, with protein MVWYEADVREVENRVAAIPQATNRVVFYGSSSIRLWTTLAQDFPNSKTLNTGFGGSTLAACAWFFERLIVPVAPQSLVFYAGDNDLGDGRHPQEVYLFFCAFAEKMSRLLPGVPWYFLSIKVSPARWGISQQILETNKLIRDELINVPDCQYVDMTTPLLAADGKPRREFFEGDGLHLSPVGYRVWQQALQQQAQIF; from the coding sequence ATGGTTTGGTACGAAGCCGACGTTCGGGAAGTAGAAAATAGAGTAGCCGCTATACCTCAGGCAACCAATCGGGTTGTTTTTTATGGGAGTTCATCCATTCGGCTCTGGACAACACTGGCACAGGATTTCCCCAACAGTAAAACGCTTAATACAGGATTCGGCGGCTCAACATTAGCTGCCTGTGCCTGGTTTTTCGAGCGATTGATTGTCCCGGTTGCCCCCCAGTCACTGGTTTTTTACGCGGGTGATAATGACCTCGGCGATGGTCGCCATCCGCAGGAAGTTTACTTGTTTTTTTGCGCATTTGCCGAAAAAATGAGCCGGTTACTACCTGGTGTCCCCTGGTATTTTTTGTCCATCAAAGTCAGCCCTGCTCGCTGGGGGATTTCTCAGCAGATTCTGGAAACAAATAAATTGATTCGTGATGAGTTAATTAATGTGCCTGATTGTCAGTATGTTGATATGACGACGCCTTTGCTGGCCGCTGATGGTAAACCGCGCCGGGAGTTTTTTGAAGGTGACGGCTTGCACCTGAGTCCGGTCGGTTATCGGGTATGGCAACAGGCTTTGCAGCAGCAGGCGCAGATTTTTTAA
- a CDS encoding esterase family protein, whose product MHREYHKWFSPNLNRDMELLILGHAGARVLVFPTRRGRFYEYETLGLVDALAEKIENGWLQLYCVDSIDRESVYNSEAHPYDRIRRHGQYEQYIINEVLPLSRLKNPQPFMISHGCSLGAYHALNIAFRHPQWFGKVVAFSGRYNLSEPVGEFRGLFDDYYDEEIYFHSPNHFLPNLDDSALLDSLRRLQIVMTIGAEDPFLASNVTLSSALQDKQIAHELYVWEGRAHQASDWQKMVQLYL is encoded by the coding sequence ATGCACCGTGAGTATCATAAATGGTTTAGCCCCAACCTAAACCGCGACATGGAACTGCTTATTTTGGGTCATGCTGGTGCCCGTGTGCTGGTATTTCCCACTCGTCGTGGGCGGTTCTATGAGTATGAAACACTAGGTTTAGTAGATGCGCTGGCCGAGAAAATCGAAAATGGGTGGCTGCAGCTCTATTGCGTAGACAGCATAGATCGCGAAAGCGTCTATAATAGCGAGGCTCATCCCTATGATCGTATTCGTAGGCATGGACAATATGAGCAGTACATCATTAACGAAGTGCTGCCTCTGTCGCGGCTCAAAAACCCGCAGCCATTTATGATCTCGCACGGCTGTAGCCTGGGCGCTTACCATGCGTTAAACATTGCTTTTCGGCATCCACAGTGGTTTGGCAAGGTCGTCGCGTTTAGTGGCCGCTATAATCTGTCGGAGCCTGTTGGGGAGTTTCGTGGCTTGTTTGATGACTATTACGACGAAGAAATTTATTTTCACAGCCCCAACCATTTCCTGCCCAATCTGGACGATTCCGCTCTGCTCGATTCGCTACGTCGCCTGCAAATTGTGATGACTATTGGCGCCGAAGACCCGTTTCTGGCTAGTAATGTCACCTTAAGTTCAGCCCTTCAGGACAAGCAAATTGCCCACGAACTGTATGTATGGGAAGGCCGGGCTCACCAGGCCAGCGATTGGCAGAAAATGGTGCAACTGTATTTATAG
- a CDS encoding glucosamine-6-phosphate deaminase — protein MTIQKFPDHATLSQYTAEHLAAIINQKPDATLCLASGDTPIETYHRFVELVKAGRVDVSQCTFVGLDEWVGFGPDDFGSCSYYVFRDLFVPLALRPDQIHVFDAKAADLTAECTRIDALIQAKGGLDVLLVGMGMNGHIALNEPGTSFTLGCHISELAESTKTVGQKYFEKETTLTQGITLGLRHLTEAHQVILLVSGAKKAGILRDALQGPVSEQIPASIMQTHPNAQIWVDEAAGSLLAGV, from the coding sequence GTGACCATTCAGAAATTTCCCGACCACGCCACCCTATCGCAGTATACGGCGGAGCATCTTGCCGCCATCATTAATCAGAAACCTGACGCAACGCTCTGTCTGGCATCGGGCGATACACCGATTGAAACCTATCACCGGTTTGTTGAACTGGTCAAAGCGGGCCGCGTAGACGTTAGCCAGTGTACCTTCGTTGGGCTCGACGAATGGGTTGGCTTCGGGCCTGACGACTTCGGAAGTTGTTCGTACTATGTATTTCGGGATTTATTCGTCCCGTTGGCGCTTCGCCCCGATCAGATTCATGTTTTCGACGCTAAAGCCGCCGATCTCACGGCCGAATGTACCCGAATCGATGCGCTGATTCAGGCAAAAGGAGGACTTGACGTACTGCTTGTTGGCATGGGTATGAACGGACACATTGCCCTAAACGAGCCGGGTACATCCTTTACATTAGGGTGCCACATCTCGGAATTAGCCGAAAGTACCAAAACCGTTGGGCAGAAATATTTTGAGAAAGAAACCACACTCACTCAGGGCATTACGCTCGGTTTGCGCCACCTGACCGAAGCCCACCAAGTCATTCTGCTGGTTAGCGGGGCGAAAAAAGCGGGCATTTTACGCGACGCTCTGCAAGGACCCGTTTCGGAGCAAATTCCAGCCAGCATCATGCAAACGCATCCGAATGCACAGATTTGGGTCGATGAAGCGGCCGGAAGTTTGTTAGCAGGCGTTTGA